The following are encoded in a window of Sminthopsis crassicaudata isolate SCR6 chromosome 5, ASM4859323v1, whole genome shotgun sequence genomic DNA:
- the RXYLT1 gene encoding ribitol-5-phosphate xylosyltransferase 1 — protein sequence MRLTRKRLASALVAAYCIFSLYAAYSVFFGNRRGRRSAATSPRGPKDGTAIGKGRRSSRGEFSSLINEEWNPWEPDDQIRHFDFLQRYETIPELFKKKPPENEKTDLKVQIWGKAAIGLYLWQHIFEGLLEPADVTAQWREGNLKAGRTYFRFITGPTLLPGYFSVVDNVVLVLNGREDKKITFAVQWLLYTKTLLDARKLHHVAVVLLGNEQCNNNWIYPYLKKNGGFVELLFVTYDSPWINEEDVFQWPLGVATYRNFPVVEPTWSLLHDERPFLCNFLGTIYKNSSRETLMDILKHDKNNKLCWIATREEWKPEETRESLKNYQDALLQSDLTLCPVGVNTECYRIYEACSYGSIPVVEDVMTSGICGNEHTSPRTPLQLLKAMGAPFIFIKDWKQLSAILEKEKNMSLQEKVERRKALLAWYQHFKAQLRVKFIKILERSFLMSDKV from the exons ATGCGGCTCACGCGGAAGCGCTTGGCCTCGGCGCTCGTGGCCGCATACTGCATCTTCTCGCTCTATGCCGCCTACAGCGTCTTCTTCGGCAACCGCCGAGGCCGCCGGAGCGCCGCAACCTCCCCGCGAGGCCCGAAGGACGGAACGGCCATAGGAAAGGGCCGGCGCAGCAGCCGCGGAG AATTCTCTTCTTTGATAAATGAAGAATGGAATCCCTGGGAACCAGATGATCAAATTAGGCACTTTGATTTCCTACAGAGATATGAAACTATTCctgagttgtttaaaaaaaagccaCCTGAGAACGAAAAAACAGACCTCAAGGTACAGATCTGGGGAAAGGCTGCCATTG GTCTTTATCTGTGGCAGCATATTTTTGAAGGTCTACTTGAACCTGCTGATGTTACTGCTCAGTGGAGAGAAGGAAACTTAAAAGCAGGAAGAACATATTTCCG CTTCATCACTGGTCCAACCCTACTCCCAGGATACTTTTCAGTTGTGGATAACGTGGTGCTTGTTCTAAAtggaagagaagataaaaagatcACTTTCGCCGTACAGTGGTTACTCTATACAAAAACCTTATTAGATGCTCGGAAACTGCATCATGTTGCTGTTGTCTTACTTGGAAATGAACAATGCAATAACAATTGGATTTAtccatatcttaaaaaaaatggaGGCTTTGTGGAACTACTTTTTGTCACCTATGATAGCCCTTGGATAAATGAAGAAGATGTTTTCCAATGGCCCTTAGGGGTAGCCAC atataggAATTTTCCTGTGGTGGAACCTACCTGGTCGTTGTTGCATGATGAGAGACCGTTCTTGTGTAATTTCTTAGGaactatttataaaaattcatCTAGGGAGACGCTAATGGACATTTTGAAACATGATAAAAACAATAAGTTGTGTTGGATTGCAACCAGAGAAGA gtGGAAGCCTGAAGAAACACGTGAAAGTTTGAAGAACTATCAAGATGCTTTACTTCAAAGTGATCTTACATTGTGTCCTGTAGGAGTAAACACCGAATGTTACCGAATTTATGAGGCTTGTTCCTATGGCTCCATTCCTGTTGTAGAAGATGTAATGACATCAGGAATTTGTGGGAATGAACACACATCTCCTAGAACTCCACTGCAGCTTCTTAAGGCTATGGGAGCCCCCTTTATCTTCATTAAAGACTGGAAACAACTTTctgctattttagaaaaagagaaaaatatgagctTACAAGAAAAAGTTGAAAGGAGAAAAGCACTACTTGCATGGTATCAGCATTTCAAAGCACAACTCAGAgtgaaattcattaaaattttagaaCGCTCCTTTTTGATGAGTGATAAAGTTTAG